A section of the candidate division TA06 bacterium genome encodes:
- a CDS encoding substrate-binding domain-containing protein: MKRFTTLALSLLLVLSLLAPAALAKDKPKLVLATTTSTMDSGLLDFLVPIFEKENGCKVQVIAVGTGASIRYGKDGNADVVMVHDPVAEEVVVKEGFFVERKYLMYNDFVIVGPAEDPAGIKGLASATEALKKIEASQATFVSRADQSGTHKKEQRLWETAGVKPKGTWYLEAGAGMEAILRIANEKRAYSLTDRGTYLAHQKEYDLPILNEGDKELFNPYHIMLVAPAKYPFVNYSLAKKFSDFLTSERGQKLIAEYGVEKYGQPLFYPAAEKK, from the coding sequence ATGAAGAGGTTCACCACCCTGGCGCTTTCCCTGCTTCTGGTGCTTTCCCTGCTGGCTCCGGCGGCCCTGGCCAAGGACAAGCCCAAGCTGGTCCTGGCTACCACCACCAGCACCATGGATTCGGGACTGCTCGATTTCCTGGTTCCCATCTTTGAAAAGGAGAACGGCTGCAAGGTGCAGGTGATAGCGGTGGGCACCGGGGCCTCCATCCGCTACGGCAAGGACGGCAACGCCGACGTCGTGATGGTCCACGACCCGGTGGCAGAAGAAGTGGTGGTCAAGGAAGGCTTTTTCGTGGAACGGAAATACCTGATGTACAATGATTTTGTCATTGTGGGCCCGGCCGAGGATCCGGCCGGCATCAAGGGCCTGGCCTCCGCCACCGAAGCGCTGAAGAAGATAGAGGCTTCGCAGGCGACCTTCGTCTCCCGGGCCGACCAGTCCGGCACCCACAAGAAAGAACAGCGGCTGTGGGAAACGGCCGGCGTCAAGCCCAAGGGCACCTGGTACCTGGAGGCCGGCGCCGGAATGGAGGCCATCCTGCGTATCGCCAACGAAAAGCGGGCCTACAGCCTGACCGACCGCGGCACCTACCTGGCCCATCAGAAGGAGTATGACCTGCCGATCCTGAACGAGGGGGACAAGGAATTGTTCAACCCCTACCACATCATGCTGGTGGCCCCGGCCAAGTATCCGTTCGTCAACTATTCCCTGGCCAAGAAGTTCTCTGACTTCCTGACCTCGGAGCGCGGCCAGAAGCTGATCGCCGAGTACGGTGTGGAAAAGTACGGCCAGCCCCTGTTCTACCCGGCGGCGGAGAAGAAATAA
- a CDS encoding molybdopterin molybdotransferase MoeA: protein MISFHEARSKMLEGIKPLPPEKCRLADLLGRVLAQDVTASFDIPPRDNSAMDGFAVIASDVAGASEQSPVTLQVIEDVPAGQVATKSLKPGQAIRIMTGAQIPEGADAVIPVELTEGKMQNAKCKILQAVIQGANIRRQGEDVTAGQLLITKGTRLRPQEAGLIASLGLTEVLVSKQPVAGIISSGNEVAAPGQPLKPGQIYDANRFSIGGQVKEAGALVRDYGIIADDLAKIKETLNQATRECDVVITSGGVSVGDYDLMKQALSELGQMNFWQVKQKPGKPLAYGHINGKPVVGLPGNPVSSMVVCDQYVRLLLLKMQGSQNIFKAPITAVCDQAVKKPAGKTQFLRAKVKWQDGAYHAVLTGPQGSGILTSMVQADGLMILPEECEGVKPGDTVHIEMFG from the coding sequence ATGATCTCATTTCACGAAGCGCGCAGCAAAATGCTGGAGGGCATAAAACCATTGCCCCCAGAAAAATGCCGTCTGGCGGACCTCTTGGGCCGGGTGCTGGCCCAGGACGTCACAGCCTCGTTCGACATCCCGCCCAGGGACAATTCGGCCATGGACGGCTTTGCCGTCATCGCCTCCGATGTTGCCGGGGCCTCGGAGCAAAGTCCTGTGACCCTGCAGGTGATCGAGGACGTTCCGGCCGGGCAGGTGGCAACCAAATCCTTGAAACCGGGGCAGGCTATCCGCATCATGACCGGGGCGCAGATACCGGAGGGGGCGGACGCCGTGATTCCTGTGGAACTAACGGAAGGCAAAATGCAAAATGCAAAATGCAAAATACTTCAAGCGGTCATACAGGGAGCCAATATTCGCCGGCAAGGAGAGGATGTTACGGCAGGGCAATTGCTGATAACCAAGGGAACAAGATTGCGGCCGCAGGAGGCGGGGCTGATAGCTTCCTTGGGCTTGACCGAAGTCCTGGTCTCCAAACAGCCGGTGGCGGGGATCATCTCCAGCGGTAACGAGGTGGCCGCGCCGGGCCAGCCGCTTAAGCCGGGGCAGATATACGACGCCAACCGTTTCAGCATCGGCGGGCAGGTGAAAGAGGCAGGGGCCTTGGTCAGGGATTACGGCATCATCGCCGACGACCTGGCAAAGATAAAAGAAACTCTGAACCAGGCGACCCGGGAATGCGATGTGGTCATCACTTCGGGCGGGGTCTCGGTGGGCGACTACGACCTGATGAAACAGGCTTTGTCCGAGTTGGGGCAGATGAATTTCTGGCAGGTGAAACAGAAACCGGGAAAACCGCTGGCCTATGGGCATATCAACGGCAAGCCGGTGGTGGGGCTTCCGGGCAACCCGGTGTCCTCGATGGTGGTCTGTGACCAGTATGTCCGTTTGCTGCTGCTGAAGATGCAGGGTAGTCAAAACATTTTCAAAGCGCCGATAACAGCGGTCTGCGACCAGGCCGTAAAGAAACCCGCCGGCAAGACCCAATTTCTGCGGGCAAAAGTGAAATGGCAGGATGGGGCGTATCACGCGGTTCTCACCGGGCCGCAGGGTTCGGGCATTCTGACCTCCATGGTCCAGGCCGACGGGCTGATGATCCTGCCGGAGGAGTGCGAGGGAGTGAAGCCGGGGGACACCGTGCACATTGAAATGTTCGGATGA
- a CDS encoding substrate-binding domain-containing protein produces the protein MKKLLLTLIVSISLCSLALAGQTLIVASTMSPYDTGLYTDLLPKFEQQYDCKILLYSLPTGKALGLLQSGAADVAIVHDRKAEDAVLLAGFGTQAWDLMYNDFVLVGPLDNPAGIDSSLPDVKTALTKVRDAKAKFYSRSDMSGTHQKEMTLWQSAGIDPIDSEWYSETGLGTVKVLTKANKDGAYTLADRATWLTYSKDYPNLKIVCQRDQLMLNYIRIITGSPAKYPHLNYDLAVKFVKFMLSPEVQEMIRVSGVDKFGEPLYIPDAKNK, from the coding sequence ATGAAGAAACTCTTGTTAACACTTATTGTCTCAATAAGCCTGTGTTCTTTGGCCCTGGCCGGGCAGACCCTGATAGTGGCTTCCACCATGAGCCCCTACGATACCGGGCTGTATACCGATCTGCTGCCAAAGTTCGAACAGCAGTATGACTGCAAGATACTGCTGTATTCCCTGCCCACCGGCAAGGCCCTTGGCCTGTTGCAGTCCGGGGCGGCCGACGTGGCCATCGTCCACGACCGCAAGGCCGAGGACGCGGTGCTGCTGGCTGGTTTTGGCACCCAGGCCTGGGACCTGATGTACAACGACTTCGTGCTGGTTGGGCCGCTGGACAATCCGGCCGGTATCGACAGCTCGCTGCCCGATGTCAAAACTGCTTTGACCAAAGTGCGGGATGCCAAGGCCAAATTCTATTCCCGTTCCGACATGTCCGGCACCCACCAGAAGGAGATGACCCTGTGGCAGTCCGCCGGGATAGATCCCATAGACAGCGAGTGGTATTCCGAGACCGGGTTGGGCACGGTCAAGGTCTTAACCAAGGCCAACAAGGACGGGGCTTACACCCTGGCCGACCGGGCCACCTGGCTGACCTACAGCAAGGATTACCCGAACCTCAAGATCGTCTGCCAGCGCGACCAGCTGATGCTCAACTACATCCGGATCATCACCGGGTCGCCGGCCAAATATCCCCACCTAAACTACGATCTGGCGGTAAAGTTCGTTAAATTCATGCTCTCGCCCGAAGTGCAGGAGATGATCCGGGTCTCGGGCGTGGACAAGTTCGGCGAGCCCCTGTACATTCCCGACGCCAAGAACAAATAA
- the rpmE gene encoding 50S ribosomal protein L31 → MKKGIHPKYEATTITCSCGNVIKTRSTSKDIHVEICSSCHPFYTGKEKLLDAAGRVEQFRKRYAKKEGAEAKPKAAAKAEPKPKAEAKPKAAAKA, encoded by the coding sequence ATGAAAAAGGGCATACATCCCAAGTACGAGGCCACCACCATCACCTGCAGCTGCGGCAATGTCATCAAGACCCGCTCCACCTCCAAGGACATCCACGTGGAAATCTGCTCCAGCTGTCATCCTTTCTACACCGGAAAAGAGAAGCTGCTGGATGCCGCCGGCCGGGTGGAACAGTTCCGCAAGCGTTATGCCAAGAAGGAAGGCGCCGAGGCCAAGCCCAAAGCCGCCGCCAAGGCCGAACCGAAACCCAAAGCCGAAGCCAAGCCCAAGGCCGCAGCCAAAGCCTAA
- the pruA gene encoding L-glutamate gamma-semialdehyde dehydrogenase → MNNAVFNTALPGNEPIYGYLKGSPERRALEKELERQSSIIVDIPAIINGREVRTGKTKNVVMPCDHGHVLAKYHQVGPEEVKQAIKAACDAKEEWMTMSWVERTAITLKAAKLIADKHRYLINASTMLGQGKNVFQAEIDSVGETIDFLRFNAYFISKIYGEQPLSTPEQMNRVEFRPLEGFVFTITPFNFTAIGSNLNMAPVLMGNTTIWKPATTSLLSNYYLMQVFKEAGLPDGVINFLPGSGAVISEVAMKSKELAGIHFTGSNNTFNSLWKGVSDNLGTYKSYPKLVGETGGKDFIFVHNSSDPAQVAAAFVRGAFEYQGQKCSACSRGYVPKSLWPEVKDRMQGMLKRIKLGDVRDFDCFVNAVIDERSFDSIMGYISKAKSSPIAKIIAGGEGDKSKGYFVQPTVIEAFVPHFVTMEEEIFGPVLTIYVYEDDQFEETLKICDSTSPYALTGAIFARERSAIVTACQALRYAAGNFYYNDKCSGAMVGLQPFGGARASGTNDKAGGVYNLLRWISPRTIKENYLPPVDFPYPYMEK, encoded by the coding sequence ATGAACAACGCGGTATTCAACACGGCCTTACCCGGCAATGAACCGATCTACGGTTACCTGAAAGGATCGCCCGAAAGAAGGGCCTTGGAAAAGGAACTGGAGCGGCAGTCCTCAATAATAGTGGACATCCCGGCCATCATCAACGGCCGGGAGGTCCGCACCGGGAAGACAAAAAATGTGGTGATGCCCTGCGACCACGGCCATGTGCTGGCCAAATACCATCAGGTGGGGCCGGAGGAGGTCAAGCAGGCCATCAAGGCCGCCTGTGACGCCAAGGAAGAATGGATGACCATGTCCTGGGTGGAGCGCACCGCCATTACCTTAAAGGCCGCCAAGCTGATCGCCGACAAGCACCGTTATCTGATCAACGCCTCCACCATGCTGGGGCAGGGCAAGAATGTCTTTCAGGCGGAGATAGACTCGGTGGGCGAGACCATAGACTTTTTAAGATTCAACGCCTATTTCATCTCCAAGATCTACGGGGAACAGCCGCTTTCCACCCCGGAGCAGATGAACCGGGTGGAATTCCGGCCGCTGGAGGGCTTCGTCTTCACCATCACGCCCTTCAATTTCACCGCCATCGGCTCCAATCTTAACATGGCCCCGGTGCTAATGGGCAATACCACAATCTGGAAGCCGGCCACCACCTCGCTGTTGTCAAACTACTACCTGATGCAGGTCTTCAAGGAGGCCGGCCTGCCCGACGGGGTGATCAACTTCCTGCCGGGCTCGGGCGCGGTTATCAGCGAAGTGGCCATGAAATCCAAAGAACTGGCCGGGATTCATTTCACCGGCTCCAACAACACTTTCAACAGCCTGTGGAAAGGCGTCTCGGACAACCTGGGAACCTACAAGTCGTACCCCAAATTGGTGGGGGAGACCGGCGGCAAGGATTTCATCTTCGTCCACAACTCCTCCGACCCGGCCCAGGTGGCCGCGGCTTTTGTTAGGGGAGCCTTTGAATACCAGGGCCAGAAATGCTCGGCCTGCTCCCGGGGCTATGTTCCCAAATCATTGTGGCCGGAGGTCAAGGACAGGATGCAGGGCATGCTGAAGCGCATCAAGCTGGGCGATGTCAGGGATTTTGACTGTTTTGTCAACGCGGTGATAGACGAAAGATCGTTCGACTCCATCATGGGATATATTTCCAAAGCCAAATCCAGCCCCATTGCCAAGATCATCGCTGGCGGTGAAGGTGATAAGAGCAAGGGTTACTTTGTTCAGCCTACCGTCATAGAAGCTTTTGTTCCCCATTTTGTGACCATGGAGGAGGAGATCTTCGGGCCGGTGCTGACCATCTACGTCTACGAAGACGACCAGTTCGAGGAGACGCTGAAGATCTGCGACAGCACCTCGCCCTACGCTCTGACCGGGGCCATCTTCGCCCGGGAGCGTTCGGCCATCGTCACGGCCTGCCAGGCCCTGCGATATGCCGCCGGGAACTTCTACTACAACGACAAGTGCTCCGGGGCCATGGTGGGATTGCAGCCGTTCGGCGGCGCCCGGGCCTCCGGCACCAACGATAAGGCCGGCGGGGTCTACAATCTTTTGCGCTGGATCTCGCCCCGGACCATCAAGGAGAACTACCTGCCCCCGGTGGATTTCCCCTACCCCTATATGGAAAAATAA
- a CDS encoding transposase: MTKLHHRNIRLPKYDYSREGSYFITICAQDRLFVFGDIAEKQMKLNKWGLIVEQCWHDLVKHYTGIELDAFVIMPNHVHGIIVITGNIIVGDGLKPSPTGTDGDKTKCHGLTEIVRAFKTFSARKINEQRNTQGQKVWQRNYYEHVIRNEVSLNKIREYITNNPRNWHTDGNNPNRIKP; this comes from the coding sequence ATGACCAAATTACACCACCGTAACATTCGTCTTCCCAAATATGATTATTCCCGTGAAGGTTCATATTTTATAACCATATGTGCCCAAGACAGGTTATTTGTTTTTGGTGATATTGCCGAAAAACAGATGAAATTGAACAAATGGGGCCTGATCGTTGAACAATGTTGGCATGATCTGGTAAAACATTATACCGGGATTGAATTGGATGCGTTTGTAATTATGCCGAATCATGTGCATGGAATAATTGTCATCACGGGGAATATTATCGTAGGGGATGGTTTGAAACCATCCCCTACGGGTACGGACGGTGATAAAACCAAATGTCATGGGTTGACGGAAATCGTCCGGGCATTTAAAACGTTTTCGGCCAGGAAGATCAATGAACAACGAAACACCCAGGGGCAAAAGGTCTGGCAGCGTAATTATTACGAACATGTCATACGTAATGAAGTGTCTTTGAACAAAATACGCGAATACATCACCAATAACCCCCGTAACTGGCATACGGATGGCAATAATCCAAACAGGATAAAACCATGA
- a CDS encoding SDR family oxidoreductase has product MQNFSNKIVLITGASSGIGQASAVEFAKLGAKLVLAARRKDRLDQLAARLIKEYKIEVLTIALDVRNQKDVQKAIDELPIEWANIDILLNNAGLSRGLEKIQEGVIQNWEEMIDTNVKGLLYVTRAVMPGMVQRNSGHIVNIGSIAGHEVYPAGNVYNATKHAVKALNKAMRMDAFGTSIRVTSVDPGFAETEFSVVRFHGDQQRADKVYQGMTPLRPEDIADAVVWACSRPAHVNIEDIIIMPTDQAAVSMVNRKQ; this is encoded by the coding sequence ATGCAAAACTTTAGCAACAAAATAGTACTCATTACCGGGGCTTCCAGCGGGATCGGGCAGGCCTCGGCGGTGGAGTTTGCCAAACTTGGCGCTAAGCTGGTCCTGGCCGCCCGGCGCAAAGACCGCCTTGATCAACTGGCCGCTCGACTGATCAAAGAATACAAGATCGAAGTTCTCACCATAGCACTTGATGTCAGAAACCAGAAGGACGTCCAGAAGGCCATTGACGAACTTCCAATCGAGTGGGCTAACATCGACATCCTGCTGAACAACGCCGGGCTGTCCCGGGGGCTGGAGAAGATCCAGGAAGGCGTCATTCAGAACTGGGAGGAGATGATAGACACCAACGTCAAGGGCCTGCTCTATGTCACCCGGGCGGTGATGCCGGGGATGGTGCAGAGGAACTCCGGCCACATCGTCAACATCGGCTCCATCGCCGGGCACGAGGTCTATCCGGCCGGCAACGTCTACAACGCCACCAAGCACGCGGTAAAGGCCCTGAACAAGGCCATGAGGATGGACGCCTTCGGCACCAGTATCCGGGTCACCAGCGTTGATCCCGGCTTCGCCGAGACCGAGTTCTCGGTTGTCCGCTTCCACGGCGACCAGCAGCGGGCGGACAAGGTCTACCAGGGGATGACGCCCCTAAGGCCGGAGGACATCGCGGATGCAGTGGTCTGGGCCTGCTCCCGGCCGGCCCACGTCAACATCGAGGACATCATCATCATGCCCACCGACCAGGCGGCGGTAAGCATGGTCAACAGAAAACAGTAA
- the mobB gene encoding molybdopterin-guanine dinucleotide biosynthesis protein B: protein MQPIISFVGHSNSGKTTLIEQIVRILSRKGYRVGVLKHTHGAIKADRRGTDTDRFRLAGAGISSITDDKLLVRFEDARKLTPKIIVGALGRELDLLIVEGYKKESFPKALFSDELSSVNLKGIIATIGKKTPQEGTIRHFSPSKPHQIARWLEQTFILPVRQDRALQVLIDGKPLPMNPFVRKMIKETLAGMLKSLKGGRGRKTQILIDFSSKM, encoded by the coding sequence ATGCAGCCAATAATCTCCTTCGTCGGACATTCCAACTCCGGCAAGACCACCCTGATCGAGCAGATCGTCCGCATCCTCAGCCGCAAGGGCTACCGGGTAGGGGTGCTCAAGCACACCCACGGCGCCATCAAGGCCGACAGGCGCGGGACCGACACCGACCGCTTCCGGCTGGCCGGGGCAGGCATCTCGTCAATCACCGACGACAAACTGCTGGTGAGGTTCGAGGATGCCAGGAAACTCACACCGAAAATAATCGTCGGCGCCCTGGGCCGGGAACTTGACCTGCTGATTGTCGAAGGCTACAAGAAGGAGTCTTTTCCCAAAGCGCTTTTTTCGGATGAACTTTCATCCGTCAATCTTAAGGGCATCATCGCCACCATCGGCAAAAAGACACCGCAGGAAGGCACGATCCGGCATTTCAGCCCCTCAAAACCGCACCAGATCGCCCGCTGGCTGGAGCAGACCTTCATCCTGCCGGTCCGGCAGGACAGGGCGCTTCAGGTTCTGATCGACGGCAAACCATTGCCCATGAACCCCTTCGTCCGGAAGATGATCAAAGAGACCCTGGCCGGGATGCTGAAGAGCCTGAAAGGCGGGCGGGGCCGTAAGACCCAGATATTGATTGACTTTAGCTCCAAAATGTAG
- a CDS encoding thymidine phosphorylase encodes MTPYEIIYKKRNGGELSASEIKWFIASYTSGAIPDYQTSALLMAIFLKGMTPQETTELAMAMMNSGRVFDLSDIPGIKVDKHSTGGVGDKVSIILAPMVAAAGVPVPMVSGRGLGHTGGTLDKLESIPGFRTNLSYDEFRHTLARIGLAMMGQTPDLAPADKKLYALRDVTATVDCVPLIAASIMSKKLAEGADGLVLDVKTGSGAFMQKHQDALELTKTMTAIGQGMGKKMKALITDMNQPLGRAVGNALEIEECVECLKGNGPEDLMELTYALGAEMLVMGERANDVESGKRILEQIVSSGQGLDKFREMVAAHGGEVKVADDYKKVLPQAKYVIEAKAEKSGYIFSMDNREVGMIGVFLGCGRLKMDDVIDPSAGFIFERRVGGQVKAGDTMVKVLCNDEQKGREAARRLQGCIKISDNKPEAVKLIKDII; translated from the coding sequence CATATTCCTGAAAGGCATGACCCCGCAGGAGACCACCGAGCTGGCCATGGCCATGATGAACTCCGGACGGGTGTTCGACCTGTCCGACATTCCCGGTATCAAGGTGGACAAGCATTCCACCGGCGGGGTGGGGGACAAGGTCTCCATAATCTTAGCGCCGATGGTGGCGGCGGCCGGGGTGCCGGTGCCGATGGTCTCCGGGCGGGGCCTGGGCCACACCGGCGGGACGCTGGACAAGCTGGAATCCATCCCCGGTTTCCGCACCAACCTGTCTTACGACGAGTTCCGCCACACTTTGGCCCGGATTGGGCTGGCCATGATGGGTCAGACACCCGACCTGGCCCCGGCCGACAAGAAGCTCTACGCCCTGCGCGACGTCACCGCCACGGTTGACTGCGTCCCGCTGATAGCCGCCAGCATCATGTCCAAGAAGCTGGCCGAGGGCGCCGACGGGCTGGTGCTGGATGTCAAGACCGGCAGCGGGGCCTTCATGCAGAAGCACCAGGACGCCTTGGAGCTAACAAAGACCATGACGGCCATCGGACAGGGGATGGGCAAAAAGATGAAGGCCCTGATCACCGACATGAACCAGCCGCTGGGCCGGGCGGTGGGCAATGCGCTGGAGATCGAAGAATGCGTGGAATGTCTTAAGGGCAATGGCCCCGAAGACCTGATGGAGTTGACCTATGCCTTGGGCGCCGAGATGCTGGTGATGGGCGAACGGGCCAACGACGTGGAATCCGGCAAGAGGATCCTTGAACAGATCGTCTCCTCAGGCCAAGGTCTTGATAAATTCAGGGAAATGGTGGCGGCCCATGGCGGGGAGGTCAAAGTTGCCGATGACTATAAGAAAGTACTGCCCCAGGCCAAATATGTCATCGAAGCCAAGGCAGAGAAGTCAGGATACATCTTTTCCATGGACAACCGCGAAGTGGGAATGATCGGGGTCTTTCTGGGCTGCGGCCGGCTGAAGATGGACGATGTGATCGATCCCTCTGCCGGGTTCATCTTTGAACGCAGGGTAGGTGGCCAGGTAAAAGCCGGGGATACCATGGTCAAAGTGCTCTGCAATGATGAGCAGAAGGGACGGGAAGCGGCCCGGCGGCTTCAGGGATGCATTAAGATATCAGACAATAAACCAGAAGCAGTTAAGTTAATAAAAGACATAATATAA
- a CDS encoding ABC transporter permease, whose protein sequence is MFNLIQSMQQALGLLLKFDPEIWQIVFLSLQVSFASSLIAVVLAVPLSLAITQNEFRGKRIVIGTVNSFIAIPAVVIGLVCYLLLSRSGPLGFWHLLYTPSAIIIAQTLLIIPLMTGLSISALQSLGHRVKETMITLGAGRWHLILGIMREVRFALAAAFITGFSRVLGETGMTMMVGGNIKGETRVMTTAIALETIKGNFELGIALGLVLLIVAIGINIILQAVQGRAGR, encoded by the coding sequence ATGTTCAATCTGATCCAAAGCATGCAGCAGGCCCTGGGCCTGCTGCTTAAATTCGACCCCGAGATCTGGCAGATCGTGTTTTTGTCCCTGCAGGTCTCATTTGCCTCTTCGCTGATCGCCGTAGTTTTGGCCGTCCCGCTGTCCCTGGCCATTACCCAGAACGAATTCAGGGGCAAGAGGATCGTCATCGGAACGGTCAACAGTTTCATCGCCATCCCCGCGGTGGTGATAGGGCTGGTCTGCTATCTGCTGTTATCCCGCTCGGGACCACTGGGGTTCTGGCACCTGCTGTATACTCCATCGGCCATCATCATCGCCCAGACCCTGCTGATCATCCCGCTGATGACGGGACTGAGCATCTCGGCCCTGCAGTCTTTGGGGCACCGGGTGAAGGAGACCATGATAACCCTGGGGGCCGGCCGGTGGCACCTGATCCTGGGAATTATGCGTGAGGTCCGCTTTGCCCTGGCCGCGGCCTTCATCACCGGTTTCTCCCGGGTGCTGGGCGAGACCGGCATGACCATGATGGTGGGCGGCAACATCAAGGGCGAGACCCGGGTGATGACCACCGCCATCGCGCTGGAGACCATCAAGGGCAACTTTGAGCTGGGGATCGCTTTGGGACTGGTGCTTTTGATAGTGGCCATCGGCATCAACATCATCCTTCAGGCTGTGCAGGGGAGGGCCGGACGATGA
- a CDS encoding ATP-binding cassette domain-containing protein → MKIVAHNLSKSFEGKAVLKDVSLEIDGSGIYALVGPNGSGKTTLMRLLALLEKSGGGTLKYKTRGSEGYDAVVHSPGIRKKMGLIHNPAVMLSGTVRYNLEYGLRVRGVSQSERRRRTDQVLEALSLRGFGKREAKTLSAGEIQRVALGRVLALDPEVVFLDEPTANLDPLSAKLIEKTILELASRGKKVVLATHNLWQVERIANWVWFLNDGVISISGTAQDVLHKGDQAFWGKFLGRDNLFAGEIGKMGNRKLFKVGVTEFEVVTELEGQVMASLNPTEIILSSQKLVSSARNVLEGVVIEAVSEGGLYKVTLDIGLPLDVAITKASWDEMGLQKGSKMYAVFKASSVRVWREENGD, encoded by the coding sequence ATGAAGATAGTGGCCCACAACCTTTCCAAAAGCTTTGAAGGCAAGGCTGTGCTCAAGGACGTCTCGCTGGAAATCGACGGTTCAGGCATCTATGCTCTGGTGGGCCCCAACGGCTCGGGCAAGACCACTTTGATGCGTCTGCTTGCCCTGCTGGAGAAAAGCGGCGGCGGGACCCTTAAATACAAGACCCGGGGCAGCGAGGGATATGATGCGGTGGTGCATTCACCGGGCATCAGGAAAAAGATGGGCCTGATCCACAATCCGGCGGTGATGCTGTCCGGCACGGTGCGCTACAATCTGGAGTACGGCCTGCGGGTGAGGGGCGTGTCCCAATCCGAGCGGAGAAGAAGGACTGACCAGGTGCTGGAGGCCCTGTCATTGCGGGGTTTCGGGAAACGCGAGGCCAAAACCCTGTCGGCCGGGGAGATCCAGCGGGTGGCGCTGGGCCGGGTGCTGGCGCTGGACCCGGAGGTGGTGTTCCTGGACGAGCCCACCGCCAACCTGGATCCCTTGAGCGCCAAACTGATCGAGAAAACGATCCTGGAACTGGCCTCCCGGGGCAAGAAAGTAGTTTTAGCCACCCACAATCTTTGGCAGGTGGAACGGATCGCTAACTGGGTCTGGTTCCTTAACGACGGAGTGATCTCCATCTCCGGCACTGCCCAGGACGTTCTGCACAAGGGCGATCAGGCCTTTTGGGGAAAGTTCTTGGGCCGGGACAACCTGTTTGCCGGGGAAATTGGAAAAATGGGAAATAGGAAATTGTTCAAGGTTGGAGTGACAGAGTTTGAAGTGGTAACCGAACTGGAAGGCCAGGTCATGGCCAGTCTTAATCCTACGGAGATAATATTGTCCAGCCAGAAGCTGGTCAGCAGCGCCCGCAATGTGCTGGAGGGAGTTGTTATCGAGGCCGTTTCCGAGGGCGGGTTGTACAAAGTTACTTTAGATATTGGTCTCCCGTTGGACGTGGCCATTACCAAGGCCTCGTGGGACGAGATGGGTTTGCAGAAGGGCAGCAAGATGTATGCGGTGTTCAAGGCCAGCAGTGTCAGGGTGTGGAGGGAGGAGAACGGAGACTAG